Proteins encoded by one window of Collimonas fungivorans:
- a CDS encoding MFS transporter, translated as MSSIASRSTVATPFEQHPQTWRAVISSSIGNALEWFDVLLYSAMAVTIAKLFFPTANQTVSLLITFATFGVSFFMRPLGAVVIGAYSDRVGRKAALTLSILLMMIGTLLIAIMPTYAQIGLWAPAGIVLARLLQGFSAGGEFGSSTAFLVEHAPHRRGFFSSWQVASQGLSIVLAALAGALLSSQLSTEQLESWGWRLPFFFGLLIGPAGYYIRKNLEESPEFAQADATRTPLRDIMTSQKMRLLIGSGSVIMATVSVYLVVYMPTYAVKQLGMTSTASFSATILAGLIMLLFSPVVGQLSDKYGRTPFMLASSVLFVLLTYPLFAWLSFNPSFINLLLVQGVIGLLMTMYFASMPALLSDIFPVQTRGTGMSLSYNIAVMIFGGFAGMTITWLIAVTENKLAVTFYVIGGALLSVIATLAARYKLRLR; from the coding sequence ATGAGCAGCATTGCAAGCCGCAGCACCGTCGCAACGCCTTTCGAACAGCACCCGCAGACCTGGCGCGCCGTCATTTCGTCGTCCATCGGCAATGCGCTGGAATGGTTCGATGTCTTGCTGTACAGCGCCATGGCGGTCACCATCGCCAAACTGTTTTTCCCGACGGCGAACCAGACCGTTTCGCTGCTGATTACCTTTGCCACTTTCGGTGTGTCGTTTTTCATGCGGCCGCTGGGCGCGGTCGTCATCGGCGCCTATTCCGACCGTGTCGGCCGCAAGGCGGCCTTGACGCTGTCGATCCTGCTGATGATGATCGGCACCTTGCTGATCGCGATCATGCCGACCTATGCCCAGATCGGCTTGTGGGCGCCGGCCGGCATCGTGCTGGCGCGCTTGCTGCAAGGCTTTTCCGCCGGCGGCGAATTCGGCAGCTCGACCGCCTTCCTGGTGGAGCATGCGCCGCACCGGCGCGGATTCTTTTCCAGTTGGCAGGTCGCCAGCCAGGGCCTGAGCATCGTGCTGGCGGCGCTGGCAGGGGCGCTGCTGTCATCCCAGCTCAGTACCGAACAGCTGGAATCCTGGGGCTGGCGCCTGCCGTTTTTCTTTGGCTTGCTGATCGGACCGGCCGGTTATTACATCCGCAAGAACCTGGAAGAGTCGCCTGAATTCGCCCAGGCCGACGCTACCCGCACGCCGCTGCGCGACATCATGACCAGCCAGAAGATGCGGCTGCTGATCGGTTCCGGCAGCGTCATCATGGCTACCGTGTCGGTCTACCTGGTGGTCTACATGCCGACCTATGCGGTCAAGCAGCTGGGCATGACGTCGACCGCTTCGTTCAGCGCTACTATCCTGGCCGGCCTGATCATGCTGCTGTTCTCGCCGGTGGTCGGCCAGCTTTCCGACAAATATGGGCGCACCCCGTTCATGCTGGCCAGCAGCGTGCTGTTCGTGTTGCTGACTTATCCTTTGTTCGCCTGGCTGTCGTTCAACCCGAGCTTCATCAACCTGCTGCTGGTGCAAGGCGTGATCGGCCTGTTGATGACCATGTATTTTGCCTCGATGCCGGCGCTGCTGTCGGATATTTTCCCGGTCCAGACCCGGGGCACCGGCATGTCGCTGAGTTACAACATCGCGGTGATGATTTTCGGCGGTTTTGCAGGCATGACGATCACCTGGCTGATCGCCGTTACAGAGAACAAGCTGGCGGTGACCTTCTATGTAATCGGCGGTGCATTATTGAGCGTGATCGCTACGCTTGCAGCGCGTTACAAGTTGCGCCTGCGCTAA
- the iolG gene encoding inositol 2-dehydrogenase: MTNVVTEVAVFGAGRIGKIHAGNLVLQPGANLKYVSDINTQAAQELAQQHGAQVADIDSVLADASIGAVLIASSTDTHADLIMRAAAAGKAIFCEKPVDLTLERAKACARAVADAGVTCMIGFQRRFDPTFSALKTRLAAGEIGDPEMLIVTSRDPGAPPVSYIKSSGGIFKDMLIHDFDIFRWILEDEAVSISATGSCLTDPAIAEAGDIDCAAVTIRSRRGRLCQINTSRRAAYGYDQRFEVLGSKGMLQAGNHKPTEVVAAGAHHVSQDKPEHFFLERYRAAYASEIAHFFDAVVNQAAVRTTIEDGVKALELAEAATLSWRENRTIELAK, from the coding sequence ATGACGAACGTGGTAACTGAGGTCGCAGTATTCGGCGCCGGCCGCATCGGCAAGATCCATGCGGGCAACCTGGTGCTGCAGCCAGGCGCCAACCTGAAATATGTCAGCGACATCAATACGCAAGCCGCACAGGAACTGGCTCAGCAGCATGGCGCGCAGGTGGCGGATATCGACAGTGTGCTGGCCGATGCGAGCATAGGCGCGGTGCTGATAGCCTCCAGCACCGACACTCACGCAGACCTGATCATGCGCGCGGCGGCGGCAGGCAAGGCGATTTTTTGCGAAAAGCCGGTAGACCTGACGCTGGAGCGCGCCAAGGCATGCGCGCGCGCGGTAGCAGACGCCGGAGTGACTTGCATGATCGGTTTCCAGCGCCGTTTCGATCCGACCTTCAGTGCATTGAAAACGCGCCTGGCAGCCGGCGAAATCGGCGATCCGGAAATGCTGATCGTCACCAGCCGCGACCCTGGTGCACCGCCGGTATCATATATCAAGAGCTCAGGCGGCATTTTCAAGGACATGCTGATCCACGATTTCGATATTTTCCGCTGGATACTGGAAGACGAAGCCGTCAGCATCTCGGCCACCGGCAGTTGCCTGACCGATCCGGCGATTGCCGAAGCCGGCGATATCGATTGCGCGGCTGTCACCATCCGCAGCCGCCGCGGCCGTTTGTGCCAGATCAACACCAGCCGTCGCGCCGCCTATGGCTACGATCAACGCTTTGAAGTGCTTGGCAGCAAAGGCATGCTGCAAGCCGGCAATCACAAGCCGACCGAGGTAGTCGCTGCCGGCGCCCATCACGTCAGCCAGGACAAGCCGGAGCACTTCTTCCTGGAGCGTTACCGGGCTGCATATGCCAGCGAGATTGCCCATTTCTTCGATGCCGTGGTCAACCAGGCTGCGGTGCGCACCACCATCGAAGACGGCGTCAAGGCGCTGGAACTGGCGGAAGCGGCGACGCTGTCCTGGCGTGAAAATCGTACTATCGAGCTGGCAAAATGA